TCGGTGCTTCTGGGTACGGTCATGTACTTGATTGAAGGGCCAGAACATGGATTCAACAGCATTCCCCATAGTATTTATTGGACAATAGTAACACTGACAACTGTTGGGTACGGCGATATCTCCCCACAAACGGGTTTAGGGCAGTTTTTTGCAACACTCATAATGATTATAGGATATGGTATAATTGCGGTGCCCACGGGTATTGTCTCCGCTGAATACACACGTTCAGATAAGGCCCTTTCTGTAAGCAGCGGCAGAAGCTGTTCTGACTGTGGTGCAGAAATCCATAGAAACGATGCTTACTACTGTCGAAAATGTGGGCATAAATTGGAGGAAGATTGATGGCCAAAAAGATTTTGGTATGTATAATAGGCCCCACCGGTATTGGCAAAACCCGTTTGGCCATTGCCTTGGCCCAACATTACGACACCGAAATACTCTCTGCCGATTCACGGCAGTTTTATAAAGAAATGACCATTGGCACCGCAGTACCAACCACGGATGAGCTATCGGCGGCTCCGCATCACTTTATTCAGCACAAAAGCATTTTCGAAGCCTATACGGTAGGTGATTTTGAACGAGATGCCCTGGCCAAGCTTACCGAATTATATAAAAAGAAAGATTTTGTGATCATGGCCGGTGGTAGTGCATTGTATGTAGATGCCGTCGTCAAAGGGCTCGATGATTTCCCAGAGATTGACCCAAAAATCAGGAAGGCTCTGGTAACGGCACTGAATGAAAAAGGGTTGGCCCATTTACAGGAAGAGTTGAAAGAGCGCGATCCGAAATACTATAGATCCGTTGATCTGCAGAATCCACAACGTTTGATCCGAGCCCTTGAAGTATGTATGGCCACCGGCCAGCCGTACTCTTCTTTTCGAAACCAGAAAAAGGTTGTCCGCCCATTTAAAAGTTTCTATGTAGGCCTTCGCGCAGATAGGGAAACAATCTACGACCGAATAAACCAGCGGGTTGACCAAATGATGGCAGACGGTCTGTTAAAAGAGGCCAAGTCGCTTTATGCACACCGTGAACTGAATGCCCTGCAAACAGTGGGCTACAAAGAGCTGTTCGATTATCTTGACGGCACTGCTACCCTTGCCGAAGCAGTAGCAGAGATCAAGAAGAATACACGAAGGTTTGCAAAGCGACAGCTGACCTGGTATAGAAAAAAACCCTCTATACTTTGGGTCGATTACGATATGTCCACAGATGAAATAGTGGCCAAACTCAATCATAAAATAGCAACGGAATCATGAGTGCGACAAAGCGTGTGCTGTTCGTTATGGGGGTGTCAGGTACCGGCAAGACCACCATTGGAAAATTGTTGGCATCTTCGTTATCGGTTCCCTTTTTTGATGGGGATGATTTTCACCCTAAAGAAAATATTCAAAAAATGGCTTCGGGCAAACCGCTTGACGACCATGATAGGGAGGGTTGGCTGAAAACACTCAACGAACTTGCCAAGAAACACAGTGTCGCAGGTTGTACGATTGCCTGTTCAGCACTGAAAAGGAGTTATCGCAGACTGTTATCCAAAGACATTGAACATCTTGTGGAATTTGTTTACCTAAAAGGAACTTTGGAGGAGGTTTCCTCCAGGTTGGAGAAAAGAAGCGGACATTTTATGCCCAAATCACTGCTGCAATCGCAATTTGAGACCCTTGAACCTCCCACAGACGGCATTACGGTTTCTATTGCACTATCTCCCGAGCAAATCGTTGAGCGCGTATTGCTGCAACTGAACGGTAGCGATTAGTACAAAAAAAACATCCGATGAGGCGACAAGGATGGTTTTTTTTAATGTAAGCTAAAACAATTTCTACTTCTCTTTTTCAGACTTGACCACCAACCGGAAGCCCTCGCCGTGAATGTTCAATATTTCTACCAAATCATCGCGTTTCAAGTATTTTCTGAGTTTGGCAATGTATACATCCATACTTCTGGAAGTGAAATAGTTGTCGTCTCGCCAAATTTTGGTCAAAGCGAGCTCGCGCGGCATCAAGTCGTTTTCGTGTAGGGCCAAGAGCCTCAGCAGTTCGTTTTCTTTGGGTGAAAGCTTTATGGGTTCCTCATCTTTGTATTTTAAGAACCGTAGCTTCGAATTAAAATGAAAGTTTCCTATTTGAAATTCAAATTGTTTGCTGTCTGCCAAAGTGTTGGATGCCTTTCTTTGAAGAATTGCTTTAAGTTTCATCAACAGCACCTCAGAATCAAAGGGTTTGTTCAGGTAATCGTCTGCCCCGGCCTTATAACCCTTCAGCACATCTTCTTTCATCGTCTTTGCCGTCAAGAAGATAATCGGCACATTTTCGTTCTTTTCGCGAATTTCCTTTGCAAGGGTGAACCCATCTTTGTAGGGCATCATCACATCCAAGATACAGACATCAAAATTGTCTTTCTTAAACTTCTCAAAACCCTCCATCCCGTTCTTGGCAAGAACAACGTCAAAATTGTTCATTGAAAGATAGTCTTTCAGCACAATGCCAAAGTTGGGGTCGTCTTCAACTAAAAGTATTTTCTTGTTCTCTGTTTCCATAATTTTTTAAATTAACGGGAGTTTTATGTAGAAAGTGCTTCCTTTGCCCTTTTCGCTTTCTGCATAGACCTCTCCCTGATGGTCTTCAACAATTTTTTTTACGTAGGCCAGGCCGAGGCCATGTCCCTTCACGTTGTGTA
This portion of the Flagellimonas lutaonensis genome encodes:
- the miaA gene encoding tRNA (adenosine(37)-N6)-dimethylallyltransferase MiaA yields the protein MAKKILVCIIGPTGIGKTRLAIALAQHYDTEILSADSRQFYKEMTIGTAVPTTDELSAAPHHFIQHKSIFEAYTVGDFERDALAKLTELYKKKDFVIMAGGSALYVDAVVKGLDDFPEIDPKIRKALVTALNEKGLAHLQEELKERDPKYYRSVDLQNPQRLIRALEVCMATGQPYSSFRNQKKVVRPFKSFYVGLRADRETIYDRINQRVDQMMADGLLKEAKSLYAHRELNALQTVGYKELFDYLDGTATLAEAVAEIKKNTRRFAKRQLTWYRKKPSILWVDYDMSTDEIVAKLNHKIATES
- a CDS encoding gluconokinase, whose translation is MSATKRVLFVMGVSGTGKTTIGKLLASSLSVPFFDGDDFHPKENIQKMASGKPLDDHDREGWLKTLNELAKKHSVAGCTIACSALKRSYRRLLSKDIEHLVEFVYLKGTLEEVSSRLEKRSGHFMPKSLLQSQFETLEPPTDGITVSIALSPEQIVERVLLQLNGSD
- a CDS encoding response regulator transcription factor codes for the protein METENKKILLVEDDPNFGIVLKDYLSMNNFDVVLAKNGMEGFEKFKKDNFDVCILDVMMPYKDGFTLAKEIREKNENVPIIFLTAKTMKEDVLKGYKAGADDYLNKPFDSEVLLMKLKAILQRKASNTLADSKQFEFQIGNFHFNSKLRFLKYKDEEPIKLSPKENELLRLLALHENDLMPRELALTKIWRDDNYFTSRSMDVYIAKLRKYLKRDDLVEILNIHGEGFRLVVKSEKEK